A section of the Carya illinoinensis cultivar Pawnee chromosome 12, C.illinoinensisPawnee_v1, whole genome shotgun sequence genome encodes:
- the LOC122289219 gene encoding uncharacterized protein LOC122289219: MAEELESLCQHLSLSEKESCEIHVDSTVLEPNIARGERCLLMTLLTDRYYNREALKSMMKKVWQPIHKVSFKELGSKLILVEFADDHDKQRVLREGPCSFDRNLVLMKCLEGDRQVTKIRLSEASFWIRMYEMPLNAMNEEVGRIIGNKIGFVEEVDEEQGEAAWGEFMRIRVRMDISQPLMRGVRVKLGQYGICWIRFAYERLPNFCYWCGKLGHQFKDCEGVGHQEIRASANLPFGAWLLAGSLMGSGEKNVGIQTFVHRNSSPEAPLESEK; this comes from the coding sequence ATGGCAGAGGAGTTAGAATCTTTATGCCAACATTTGTCATTATCTGAGAAAGAGAGTTGTGAGATTCATGTAGATTCTACTGTCCTAGAACCAAATATTGCACGTGGGGAACGTTGTCTGCTGATGACTTTACTTACGGATAGATATTACAATCGTGAGGCTCTCAAAAGTATGATGAAGAAAGTTTGGCAACCTATTCACAAAGTTAGTTTTAAGGAGTTGGGTTCAAAACTAATTTTGGTGGAGTTTGCAGATGATCACGATAAGCAACGTGTTCTTCGGGAGGGACCATGTTCGTTTGATCGAAATTTGGTTCTCATGAAATGCTTGGAGGGGGATCGACAGGTGACAAAAATAAGGCTATCTGAAGCATCGTTTTGGATCAGAATGTATGAGATGCCGTTAAATGCCATGAATGAAGAGGTGGGACGTATCATTGGTAATAAGATTGGATTTGTGGAGGAGGTAGACGAGGAACAAGGTGAGGCTGCATGGGGAGAGTTCATGAGAATAAGAGTCAGGATGGATATATCTCAACCTCTTATGCGAGGAGTTAGAGTTAAGCTGGGACAGTATGGTATATGCTGGATTCGTTTTGCCTACGAACGTTTGCCAAATTTCTGCTACTGGTGTGGAAAACTTGGTCATCAATTCAAAGATTGTGAGGGGGTTGGCCATCAAGAGATAAGGGCCTCTGCCAACTTACCGTTCGGAGCATGGCTACTTGCTGGCAGTTTGATGGGAAGTGGAGAGAAAAATGTAGGGATACAAACTTTTGTCCATCGGAATTCCTCACCGGAAGCTCCTTTGGAATCCGAGAAATAA